A part of Dreissena polymorpha isolate Duluth1 chromosome 13, UMN_Dpol_1.0, whole genome shotgun sequence genomic DNA contains:
- the LOC127855079 gene encoding POU domain, class 4, transcription factor 3-like produces MEVMKQGFGMGMHGPLNPGHHISGRYSPPYRPPERMRCMTSASGNFFGGFEDGLLARAEALADMSKSPQHMKHEGMYGHPGGDMGMHQSGPSRQQMGMGPPSFGPHDSMLDQLSSNHGMPLPGMPDHHNMVPVSSHHNHHQMYSPMYSHQAPMPHPHNMPPLHQVHHPMHDTECDPRELEAFAERFKQRRIKLGVTQADVGSALANLKLPGVGCLSQSTICRFESLTLSHNNMIALKPILQTWLEEAEKAARDKLEAEQNGLISGADKKRKRTSIAAPEKRSLEAYFAVQPRPSGEKIAQIAEKLDLKKNVVRVWFCNQRQKQKRMKFSAVTGH; encoded by the exons ATGGAAGTTATGAAACAGGGATTCGGGATGGGGATGCACGGGCCGCTCAATCCGGGACATCACATTTCCGGCCGCTACTCGCCGCCCTACCGGCCGCCAGAACGGATGCGCTGCATGACTTCCGCCTCG GGTAACTTTTTCGGCGGCTTCGAGGATGGACTTCTTGCGCGGGCGGAGGCGCTTGCTGATATGTCCAAGTCTCCTCAGCACATGAAGCATGAGGGCATGTATGGACATCCGGGCGGTGACATGGGCATGCACCAGTCGGGACCCTCCCGTCAGCAGATGGGCATGGGGCCGCCTTCGTTTGGGCCGCATGACTCCATGCTTGACCAGCTGAGTTCCAACCACGGTATGCCGCTTCCGGGTATGCCTGACCACCATAACATGGTGCCCGTGAGCTCGCACCACAATCACCACCAGATGTATTCGCCAATGTATTCTCACCAGGCGCCCATGCCCCACCCACACAACATGCCGCCCCTCCACCAGGTCCACCACCCTATGCACGACACCGAGTGCGACCCCAGGGAACTGGAAGCGTTCGCCGAGAGATTCAAACAGCGCCGTATTAAGCTCGGAGTCACGCAGGCGGATGTTGGTTCCGCTCTGGCGAATCTTAAACTTCCGGGAGTCGGGTGTCTGAGCCAGAGTACGATCTGCAGGTTCGAGTCACTGACTCTGAGTCACAATAATATGATTGCGCTGAAGCCGATACTGCAAACGTGGCTCGAAGAAGCGGAGAAAGCGGCCCGTGATAAACTGGAGGCTGAGCAAAATGGACTTATATCCGGCGCGGATAAAAAGCGGAAACGAACATCAATCGCAGCGCCGGAGAAGCGATCTCTGGAGGCGTATTTTGCGGTGCAGCCCAGACCGTCTGGTGAAAAAATTGCTCAAATCGCAGAAAAACTtgacttgaaaaaaaatgttgtgaGAGTGTGGTTTTGCAATCAAAGGCAGAAGCAAAAACGTATGAAATTTTCAGCTGTAACGGGACATTGA
- the LOC127855062 gene encoding uncharacterized protein LOC127855062, whose product MVKTAAEYQKAYRERKKARDETFLEKERARAKGYRKPILAKTKKDQALIRERNKQYSQKYRDRQKTFKQTQVRSTTITTEAEEKSEEDEHSNVVSSTSSEPVARAKRGQSTLLVKLSFPQKRRNKRKSDALKRAHSKIQRLNGQISSLTRNKNKWAKRCQRISKKIILSAEADGITTAANNEQSLTPKSKTIVELRRDGVSPRKLPKSVVQKLVLSNAILDEIKSSRRANPQQQRRNIATRVISGKILKQYKCVSMVSKKTGISMTELRRHQDKVIEFRKRSRMKAERDQLKAHVVEFIEQDDVSVMMPGKADAKLYEGEKRQIRILTDYMSNIHQRFQAETQKKISLALFCKLRPAYIKLTSSMSRNTCLCSRHQSFAMKLNCLRLQGVDISKIPETVCKNTTQEQMEMLLGGISNAEVEYETWRRVEVDGKRKMKIVSVKCSKDDFIILMKEEYEAFLNHVSRVTAQYTALKSLKENLPSNDMVVQMDFAENFTCGTSDEIQSAYWNASSVTLHPVVVYFRGTDNSLEHLNFVFVSNALQHNSSAVITIMKKLCKELREIFPDARQIHYWTDSPSSQYRNRFVFDAIMNFAERFSGFSARWNYFESGHGKGPCDGIGGVAKRKASDAIKQGKACIQDAFDFFNWAKGSSVNIKYRFYTTDDVDTTAAEIQKTNPLPMQGTMKAHAVFPKDGGLFSREVSCYCKSCIIGDTLCNGWIWHGMARKVAEFIDDVDHEMEPTPAAIPMAVPAELDVVPKKGDFVAAVYEGVWYVGKVRKVDESDGDAKISFMKKARGSTSVEKFKWPQPPDKIWVNFNQILCNVNEPEPVGKSGREFKLGEDDHELICQIFQMK is encoded by the coding sequence ATGGTCAAAACAGCAGCAGAATACCAGAAAGCGTACAGAGAACGCAAAAAGGCAAGAGATGAAACCTTTTTAGAGAAGGAAAGAGCCAGAGCAAAAGGATATAGAAAGCCGATACTCGCCAAAACAAAGAAAGACCAAGCCTTGATAAGAGAAAGAAATAAACAGTATAGCCAGAAGTACCGTGATAGACAAAAGACCTTCAAGCAAACCCAAGTTAGAAGTACCACAATAACGACTGAGGCTGAAGAGAAATCCGAAGAGGACGAGCACTCCAATGTTGTTTCAAGTACATCCAGTGAACCTGTTGCAAGAGCAAAGCGAGGCCAATCAACACTTTTGGTTAAACTGTCATTTCCTCAGAAACGAAGAAACAAACGGAAATCAGATGCACTCAAAAGAGCTCACAGCAAAATCCAAAGGCTCAATGGACAGATATCTTCGCTtacaagaaacaaaaacaagtgGGCGAAACGATGCCAGAGGATTTCTAAAAAGATTATACTCTCGGCTGAAGCTGACGGCATCACCACAGCTGCCAACAATGAACAATCATTGACACCAAAAAGCAAGACAATAGTAGAATTGAGACGAGATGGAGTAAGTCCGAGAAAGCTACCGAAATCTGTTGTACAGAAGCTAGTGCTGTCCAATGCAATATTAGACGAAATCAAATCGAGCCGTCGTGCCAACCCACAACAGCAGCGACGAAACATTGCAACTCGTGTGATAAGCGGGAAAATATTAAAACAGTACAAATGTGTGTCTATGGTGAGCAAGAAAACCGGCATAAGTATGACAGAACTGAGAAGACATCAGGACAAAGTAATAGAGTTTAGAAAGCGATCAAGGATGAAAGCAGAGAGGGATCAATTGAAGGCTCATGTCGTGGAGTTCATAGAACAAGATGATGTAAGCGTAATGATGCCAGGGAAAGCAGACGCAAAATTATATGAAGGAGAGAAACGGCAGATTCGCATACTTACAGACTACATGTCTAACATTCACCAAAGATTTCAAGCAGAAACTCAGAAGAAAATTTCGCTGGCTCTTTTTTGTAAACTACGTCCTGCGTACATCAAACTTACTTCTTCAATGTCAAGAAATACCTGTCTATGTTCAAGACATCAGAGTTTTGCGATGAAACTGAACTGCCTTCGTTTACAGGGCGTTGACATTTCCAAAATCCCAGAGACTGTATGTAAGAACACGACGCAAGAGCAAATGGAAATGCTTCTTGGTGGCATTTCAAACGCGGAAGTAGAATATGAAACATGGCGCCGGGTAGAAGTAGATGGTAAGAGAAAGATGAAAATAGTATCGGTTAAGTGTAGTAAAGACGACTTCATAATCCTGATGAAGGAAGAATATGAAGCATTCCTGAATCACGTGAGCAGAGTTACAGCCCAATATACAGCACTGAAATCGTTAAAAGAAAACCTACCGAGCAATGACATGGTAGTGCAAATGGACTTTGCTGAAAACTTTACGTGCGGAACATCTGACGAAATCCAGAGCGCATATTGGAATGCCAGTTCAGTCACATTACATCCGGTGGTTGTATATTTCAGAGGCACGGATAATAGTCTAGAGCACTTGAACTTTGTCTTTGTGTCTAATGCTCTGCAACACAACTCTTCAGCCGTGATTACGATAATGAAAAAGCTATGCAAAGAATTAAGAGAGATATTCCCTGACGCTCGACAAATTCATTACTGGACGGACAGCCCTTCCTCCCAGTATCGTAATCGATTCGTGTTTGATGCTATCATGAACTTTGCCGAACGATTCAGTGGATTTTCGGCACGTTGGAATTACTTTGAATCCGGCCATGGTAAGGGCCCTTGTGACGGCATCGGTGGTGTTGCTAAGAGAAAGGCAAGTGATGCTATAAAGCAGGGAAAAGCCTGTATCCAGGATGCTTTTGACTTTTTCAATTGGGCAAAGGGAAGTTCTGTTAACATCAAGTACCGTTTCTACACCACCGATGACGTTGACACAACTGCTGCTGAAATCCAGAAAACGAATCCTCTTCCAATGCAAGGTACAATGAAAGCACACGCTGTGTTTCCTAAAGACGGTGGCTTGTTCTCAAGAGAGGTATCCTGCTATTGCAAATCTTGTATCATTGGTGACACTCTATGCAATGGCTGGATATGGCATGGTATGGCAAGGAAGGTAGCCGAATTTATAGATGATGTTGATCATGAAATGGAACCCACCCCTGCAGCTATACCAATGGCTGTACCTGCAGAATTAGACGTGGTCCCCAAGAAAGGTGACTTTGTGGCTGCCGTCTATGAAGGGGTCTGGTACGTTGGAAAAGTTCGTAAGGTTGACGAATCGGATGGCGATGCTAAAATTTCCTTTATGAAAAAAGCTCGTGGAAGCACATCCGTTGAAAAATTCAAATGGCCGCAGCCTCCAGATAAGATATGGGTCAACTTCAACCAGATTCTTTGTAACGTCAATGAACCAGAGCCTGTTGGAAAGTCCGGAAGAGAATTCAAATTAGGAGAAGACGATCACGAACTAATTTGCCAGATATTTCAGATGAAATAA